Proteins encoded within one genomic window of Helicobacter sp. 'house sparrow 1':
- the prmC gene encoding peptide chain release factor N(5)-glutamine methyltransferase — translation MRISHALSWGRGELLSQPNIRPNLESELLLAFVLGVSREKIHIWGDKEILPLVFQYYQECILKRKSGVPLAYITNTISFYSKNFFVDERVLIPRPETEILIDQVSVWIERTQPKKIVEVGVGSGIISIILALKFPFLEIVATDISQDALEVARINIEKFDIKNRICLIQTDLLEGVSEKFDLLISNPPYIAKVYPLETSVMKEPHCALFGGDRGTEILERLILECHKREIAIIACEMGYDQKKVLEKYLNNLGYATYFFKDYADLDRGFVAQNLMF, via the coding sequence TTGAGAATTTCGCATGCTCTGTCTTGGGGAAGAGGGGAATTATTATCACAGCCAAATATCCGTCCAAATTTAGAAAGCGAGTTGTTGCTTGCTTTTGTTCTTGGGGTTTCTCGAGAAAAAATTCATATTTGGGGGGATAAAGAGATCTTACCTTTGGTGTTTCAATACTATCAAGAATGTATTTTAAAAAGAAAATCAGGTGTGCCACTTGCATACATTACAAATACAATAAGCTTTTATTCTAAAAATTTTTTTGTTGATGAAAGAGTGCTGATTCCAAGACCAGAAACTGAAATTTTAATTGATCAAGTGAGCGTATGGATTGAGAGAACTCAGCCAAAAAAGATTGTAGAAGTGGGGGTTGGTAGCGGGATTATTTCAATTATTCTTGCTTTAAAATTTCCCTTTTTGGAAATTGTTGCAACAGATATTTCTCAAGATGCGCTTGAAGTAGCAAGGATAAATATTGAAAAATTTGATATAAAAAATCGTATTTGTTTAATCCAAACAGATTTGTTAGAAGGGGTAAGTGAAAAATTTGATTTATTAATATCCAACCCTCCATACATTGCTAAAGTATATCCATTAGAAACAAGTGTAATGAAAGAACCTCATTGTGCTTTATTTGGAGGTGATAGGGGGACAGAGATTTTGGAACGATTGATCCTTGAATGCCACAAAAGAGAGATTGCAATCATTGCTTGTGAAATGGGATATGATCAAAAGAAAGTACTTGAAAAGTATTTGAATAATCTAGGCTATGCAACCTATTTTTTTAAGGATTATGCGGATTTAGATAGGGGGTTTGTGGCTCAAAACTTAATGTTTTGA
- a CDS encoding L-cysteine desulfidase family protein: protein MNTEEQILRIMHQEIQPSLGCTEPVSVAYACAILKENLESEIQEITLFVSANLAKNAMAVTIPKTNVCGLKFAAALGYLCGQSSLQLEVLKHITQDDIENAKEMLNAIHIHIKENVPNLYIEAIGRDKTNTVRIIIQQDHTYVLLLEKNQEILIQNPPINEEDSMKVFDSLSLKDIYDFACCIEEDKIAFIAESAVLNTRLSEEGLKKSYGLGLTKTFQKYIDNKLLNNDLSTQILMQTTAASDARMGGAPFPAMTNSGSGNQGITATIPVVVVAKHLDKENELNRALFLSHLIAVYIHSKLPRLSALCAVTTAGIGSYAGIAWLFSKDFEVVSMGICNMIGDISGILCDGAGKSCTMKVSSTVQSAFKSLLLALEKKRVSGMDGIVDDEVDKSIQNLCSIASKSMSAVDKQILEIMLAKNSQ from the coding sequence ATGAATACTGAAGAACAAATTTTAAGAATTATGCACCAAGAAATACAACCATCTCTGGGTTGTACAGAACCTGTATCAGTGGCTTATGCTTGTGCAATTTTAAAAGAAAATCTCGAAAGTGAAATTCAAGAAATCACACTTTTTGTTTCTGCAAACCTTGCTAAAAATGCAATGGCTGTAACCATTCCAAAAACTAATGTGTGTGGATTAAAATTTGCAGCTGCACTGGGGTATTTATGCGGTCAAAGCAGTTTGCAACTTGAGGTTTTGAAACATATTACTCAAGATGATATAGAGAATGCAAAAGAAATGCTCAATGCTATCCATATCCATATCAAAGAAAATGTTCCAAATCTCTACATTGAAGCAATTGGTCGCGATAAAACAAACACTGTGCGCATTATTATCCAACAGGATCATACCTATGTTCTACTTTTAGAAAAAAATCAAGAAATACTGATACAAAATCCTCCAATTAATGAAGAGGATTCTATGAAAGTCTTTGACTCTTTAAGTCTAAAAGATATTTATGACTTTGCTTGTTGTATAGAAGAGGACAAAATTGCCTTTATTGCAGAATCCGCTGTATTAAATACTCGTCTTTCTGAAGAAGGTCTAAAAAAATCTTATGGATTGGGTCTTACAAAGACATTTCAAAAATATATTGACAATAAGCTTTTAAATAATGATCTCTCCACACAGATTCTAATGCAAACTACCGCTGCCTCTGATGCAAGAATGGGGGGTGCTCCTTTTCCTGCAATGACTAACTCTGGATCTGGGAATCAAGGTATTACTGCAACAATACCTGTAGTTGTAGTAGCAAAACATTTGGATAAAGAAAATGAACTCAATCGAGCACTCTTTCTTTCTCATCTTATTGCAGTTTATATCCATTCAAAGCTTCCAAGACTCTCTGCGCTCTGTGCTGTAACTACTGCTGGAATTGGAAGCTATGCTGGAATTGCCTGGCTATTTAGTAAGGATTTTGAAGTTGTTTCGATGGGAATTTGCAATATGATTGGGGATATTAGCGGAATACTTTGTGATGGCGCAGGAAAAAGTTGCACAATGAAAGTATCATCAACTGTGCAATCTGCCTTTAAGTCCCTCTTACTTGCCCTTGAAAAAAAGCGTGTTAGTGGGATGGATGGCATCGTTGATGATGAGGTTGATAAAAGCATCCAAAATCTCTGTAGTATTGCATCAAAGAGCATGTCTGCTGTAGATAAACAAATCTTAGAAATTATGCTTGCAAAGAATTCTCAATGA
- a CDS encoding YqhA family protein: MKKIFESILWNARLIILLAVVLSLVGSILLFIVASWDIINAGIQTMYYYTGKGGQGHDIHNILLNAIISSIDLYLIAVVLMIFSFGLYELFISKISIKELSNIKVLEIHTLDQLKDKLAKVIVMALIVAFFSKVLNMDVKSTLDMIYFALSILALSLGLYFLHKDASKH; encoded by the coding sequence ATGAAGAAGATTTTTGAGAGTATTTTATGGAATGCAAGGCTTATTATATTGCTTGCTGTAGTTTTGTCTTTAGTAGGGTCCATACTTCTTTTTATTGTGGCAAGTTGGGATATTATTAATGCTGGTATCCAAACTATGTATTATTACACAGGCAAAGGTGGTCAGGGTCATGATATTCACAACATCTTGCTTAATGCTATTATTAGCTCCATTGATCTTTACTTAATTGCTGTTGTCTTAATGATTTTCTCATTTGGACTCTATGAACTTTTTATCTCAAAAATATCCATTAAAGAACTATCAAATATTAAAGTCTTAGAAATTCATACACTAGATCAACTAAAAGACAAACTAGCAAAAGTAATTGTAATGGCTTTAATTGTTGCTTTTTTCTCAAAAGTTCTTAATATGGATGTAAAATCTACTCTAGATATGATCTATTTTGCACTCTCTATCCTTGCGCTCTCCCTTGGTTTATATTTTTTACATAAGGATGCCTCAAAACATTAA
- a CDS encoding saccharopine dehydrogenase family protein — translation MSTVLQIGAGGVGCVVAHKLAKNRNTFSKIILASRNIKKCEAIAKSIKEKNLGEIICETVDADKVEELVALINKYKPKIVINVALPYQDLSIMEACLQTKTHYLDTANYEHPDTAKFEYKEQWAYNDRFKQAGIFGLLGSGFDPGVTNVFCAYAQKHLFDEIYTIDILDCNAGDHGYPFATNFNPEINLREVSANGRYWENGKWIETKPLEIKQTWAYPEIGEKDSYLLYHEELESLVKHIKGLQRIRFFMTFSQNYITHMKCLENVGMLGIHEVEHEGKKIIPIQFLKTLLPDPASLAGKTVGKTNIGCYIVGSQGSQDKSVYLYNVCDHQEAYKEVNAQAISYTTGVPAVIGAKLICEGIWGDIPGVWNIEQLDPDPFMEELNKQGLQWHLIEKVGN, via the coding sequence ATGAGCACTGTTTTACAAATTGGTGCTGGTGGGGTTGGGTGCGTTGTAGCACATAAACTCGCAAAAAACAGAAACACTTTCAGCAAGATTATTTTAGCCTCAAGAAATATCAAAAAATGTGAGGCAATTGCAAAAAGCATTAAGGAAAAGAATCTTGGAGAGATTATCTGCGAAACTGTAGATGCAGATAAAGTAGAAGAATTGGTTGCTTTGATAAATAAGTATAAACCAAAGATTGTTATTAATGTTGCGCTTCCCTATCAGGATTTAAGCATTATGGAGGCTTGCCTACAAACAAAAACTCATTATCTTGACACTGCAAACTATGAACATCCAGATACCGCAAAATTTGAGTATAAAGAGCAATGGGCTTATAATGATAGATTTAAGCAAGCAGGTATTTTTGGATTACTTGGCAGTGGTTTTGATCCAGGTGTTACAAATGTATTTTGTGCTTATGCACAAAAACATCTATTTGATGAAATTTATACTATAGATATCTTAGATTGCAATGCTGGGGATCACGGTTATCCCTTTGCAACAAATTTTAATCCAGAGATTAATCTTAGAGAAGTAAGTGCAAATGGAAGATATTGGGAAAATGGAAAGTGGATTGAAACAAAACCATTAGAAATAAAGCAAACTTGGGCATATCCTGAAATTGGCGAAAAGGATTCTTATCTGCTCTATCATGAAGAACTAGAATCTTTAGTCAAACACATAAAAGGATTGCAACGCATTAGATTCTTTATGACTTTTTCACAAAATTACATTACCCATATGAAATGCCTTGAAAATGTAGGTATGTTAGGCATTCATGAGGTTGAACATGAAGGAAAAAAAATTATCCCTATACAATTTTTAAAAACACTGCTTCCAGATCCTGCTTCCCTTGCAGGTAAAACAGTTGGAAAAACAAATATTGGTTGCTATATTGTAGGCTCTCAAGGTTCTCAAGATAAGAGTGTTTATCTTTATAATGTATGTGATCATCAAGAAGCTTATAAAGAGGTTAATGCTCAAGCTATTAGTTATACAACAGGGGTTCCTGCTGTAATTGGAGCCAAGCTTATTTGTGAGGGCATTTGGGGTGATATTCCTGGTGTATGGAATATAGAACAACTAGATCCAGATCCATTTATGGAAGAATTAAATAAACAAGGATTGCAGTGGCATCTCATAGAGAAGGTGGGGAATTAG
- a CDS encoding inorganic phosphate transporter: MQKVAFVLGFLFLVAYLGMLFGNTGEYPILIIFACVVGAYMAMNIGANDVANNMGPAVGSKSLNMVSAIIIAAICEAAGAIFAGSDVVNTVKSGIINPLAFEDAKIFVMVMLSALISGAIWLHLATIIGAPVSTTHSIVGGILGSGIAAGGLGVAKWSVLGSIALSWVVSPLLGGVIAALFLWIIKKTITYKQDKKTAAKKTVPFLISIMGFAFSLYLINKGLKNIIKLNIFQSLTLSFCIGFCIFLIVRNILLKQTQKLENTKEAVNSLFAIPLIFAAAFLSFAHGANDVANAIGPLAAINQMLGDLNSINTKATIPLWIMIIGGCGISLGLALYGPRLIKTVGTEITELNKIRAFCVAMSAAITVLIASALGLPVSSTHVAIGAIFGVGFLREFLKRRYARAIDTIHQAHTKKTELDVFLERFHKASVKRKGLMLESLKKNKHKEILLAKNEKKELKKTYKQELVKRSAMQKIIASWLITVPISSLFSAFVYWILKIVPFAF, encoded by the coding sequence ATGCAAAAAGTTGCATTTGTTTTAGGATTTTTGTTCTTAGTCGCTTATCTTGGTATGCTCTTTGGCAATACAGGAGAATATCCTATCCTTATTATTTTTGCCTGTGTTGTAGGTGCATACATGGCAATGAATATTGGTGCAAATGATGTTGCCAATAATATGGGTCCTGCAGTTGGTTCAAAATCTCTTAATATGGTAAGTGCTATTATCATTGCAGCAATTTGTGAGGCTGCGGGAGCTATTTTTGCGGGGTCTGATGTTGTTAATACTGTTAAATCAGGCATTATCAATCCTTTGGCATTTGAAGATGCCAAAATCTTTGTAATGGTAATGCTTTCAGCACTAATATCAGGGGCAATTTGGCTACATCTTGCAACCATTATTGGAGCTCCTGTATCTACCACACATTCCATTGTTGGTGGTATTTTGGGTTCAGGGATTGCTGCAGGAGGCTTGGGAGTTGCAAAATGGAGTGTTTTAGGAAGCATTGCTCTAAGTTGGGTAGTTTCTCCACTACTAGGCGGAGTGATTGCTGCACTTTTCTTGTGGATTATTAAAAAGACAATTACTTACAAGCAAGATAAAAAAACTGCTGCTAAAAAAACTGTTCCTTTTTTAATCTCAATTATGGGATTTGCCTTTAGTCTTTATCTTATCAACAAGGGACTAAAAAATATTATCAAGCTCAATATTTTTCAATCCCTAACCCTAAGCTTTTGTATTGGTTTTTGCATCTTCTTGATAGTTAGAAATATACTCTTAAAGCAGACTCAAAAATTAGAAAATACAAAAGAAGCGGTGAATTCACTCTTTGCAATCCCACTCATTTTTGCTGCTGCATTTTTAAGTTTTGCCCACGGTGCAAATGATGTTGCCAATGCAATTGGACCATTAGCTGCAATCAATCAAATGCTTGGGGATTTAAATAGTATCAATACAAAAGCAACCATTCCTCTTTGGATTATGATAATTGGAGGATGTGGAATATCCTTAGGACTCGCACTTTATGGGCCTAGGTTAATTAAGACAGTTGGAACAGAAATAACAGAGTTAAACAAAATCCGAGCCTTTTGCGTTGCAATGTCAGCTGCAATAACAGTTTTAATTGCCTCTGCTCTTGGTCTCCCTGTAAGCTCTACTCATGTGGCAATAGGCGCAATCTTTGGTGTTGGTTTTTTAAGAGAATTTTTAAAGAGACGCTATGCAAGAGCAATAGATACAATACACCAAGCACACACAAAAAAAACTGAGCTTGATGTATTCTTAGAGAGATTCCATAAAGCAAGTGTAAAACGCAAAGGTTTGATGCTAGAAAGTCTTAAAAAAAATAAACACAAAGAGATTTTATTAGCAAAAAATGAAAAAAAAGAACTTAAAAAAACCTACAAACAAGAATTAGTAAAAAGAAGTGCTATGCAAAAGATAATTGCTTCTTGGCTAATTACAGTTCCTATATCATCTTTATTTTCTGCCTTTGTATATTGGATTTTAAAAATTGTCCCATTTGCTTTTTAG
- the murG gene encoding undecaprenyldiphospho-muramoylpentapeptide beta-N-acetylglucosaminyltransferase, which translates to MFVITGGGTGGHLAIAKSLAVELKARKQHIIYIGSLQGQDRDWFEKSDLFDAVYFLDTTGVVNKRGIGFLKALFLQVKALLKVRKIFNQYQITSVISVGGFSAGPASIGAVLFRKKLFIHEQNAIKGKLNAKLTPFAINIFGSFDDKAKNFIKTSYPVRREFFLESRERKEIKTIIFLGGSQGAVAINDFALKVVFELLDQGFEIIHQCGTKDLERMRQEYMRLGILEKITLFDFDANILSKITKADLCVCRAGASSVWELAANGIPCLYIPYPHAAGNHQYYNALFFEKMDLGVIVEQEYLDANKLFDFIKTMKAEIATVSKRLQNSIQNDGAKEIVQHIIENSLQA; encoded by the coding sequence ATGTTTGTAATTACAGGAGGTGGAACTGGAGGACATTTAGCTATTGCAAAGTCTTTAGCAGTAGAATTAAAAGCTAGGAAACAGCATATTATCTACATAGGATCTCTTCAAGGACAAGATAGGGATTGGTTTGAAAAAAGTGATTTGTTTGATGCGGTTTATTTTTTAGATACTACGGGAGTTGTAAATAAAAGAGGCATAGGTTTTTTAAAAGCTTTATTTCTTCAAGTAAAGGCTTTATTGAAAGTAAGAAAAATTTTTAATCAATATCAAATTACCAGCGTTATTAGCGTTGGAGGATTTAGTGCAGGACCTGCAAGCATTGGTGCAGTTTTATTTAGAAAAAAACTTTTTATTCACGAACAAAATGCAATCAAGGGCAAGCTCAATGCAAAACTTACTCCATTTGCTATTAATATTTTTGGAAGTTTTGATGATAAGGCGAAGAATTTTATAAAGACTTCCTATCCTGTTAGAAGAGAATTTTTCTTAGAATCTAGGGAGCGTAAAGAGATTAAGACTATTATTTTTTTAGGTGGCAGTCAGGGTGCGGTAGCTATTAATGATTTTGCATTAAAGGTCGTATTTGAGCTATTAGATCAGGGGTTTGAAATTATTCATCAATGTGGCACCAAGGATCTAGAGAGGATGAGGCAAGAATATATGCGATTGGGGATTTTAGAAAAAATCACCCTATTTGATTTTGATGCCAACATACTCTCAAAAATTACAAAAGCTGATCTTTGTGTTTGCAGAGCAGGGGCAAGTAGCGTGTGGGAACTGGCAGCAAATGGAATCCCCTGTCTTTATATTCCTTATCCACATGCAGCAGGCAATCATCAATATTATAATGCATTGTTTTTTGAAAAAATGGATCTAGGAGTAATAGTAGAACAAGAATATTTAGATGCCAACAAGCTTTTTGATTTTATAAAAACAATGAAAGCTGAAATAGCTACGGTGAGCAAAAGACTGCAAAATAGTATTCAAAATGATGGTGCAAAGGAGATAGTACAGCATATCATTGAGAATTCTTTGCAAGCATAA
- the speA gene encoding arginine decarboxylase, whose protein sequence is MVDYGIKFWSGDDFIIEDGVIKVNDAGKPALINIVKDVREKGFRGPLLIRFPHLIKKQVDKLFDSFAHSMDIYKYKGQFHAVFPLKVNQMPHFVLPLMQLSTHRSYGLEAGSKSELIIAMAYTNKNAPITVNGFKDKEMIKLGFIAANIGHSITLTIEGLNELETIIQVAKEMGEPYPNIGLRIRLHSTGTGIWAKSGGINSKFGLTSTELLEAISLLEKSNLLHKFTMIHFHIGSQISDISPLKKAIREVGNIYAELRKMGAKNLTAVNIGGGLAVEYTQHQGNNNRNYTLNEFSGDVVFSLKEIAKNKKEKEPDIFIESGRFISANHAVLIAPVLELFSQEYDDKALKLKEKNPPLIAEMFDLYQSITEKNAIEYLHDSLDHMESLLTLFDLGYIDLQDRSNTEVLVHLIIKKVIKLLKHKNHNDIIRIQEQVQERYLLNCSFFQSLPDYWGLGQNFPVMPLDRLDKKPTRSASLWDITCDSDGEIAFNSTKPLFLHDVDVTQEEYFLGFFLVGAYQEVLGMRHNLFTHPTEFSVILDDKHYKIERLLEAQTILDVLDDLDYDTKEIERILKQKIEDSILLDDERRKEILGQLYIMLSENGYLRTIINGDKE, encoded by the coding sequence ATGGTAGATTATGGGATAAAATTTTGGTCAGGTGATGACTTTATTATTGAAGATGGTGTAATAAAGGTTAATGATGCAGGGAAACCTGCTTTGATTAATATTGTAAAGGATGTCCGCGAAAAAGGCTTTAGGGGTCCTTTATTAATTCGCTTTCCTCATCTCATCAAAAAGCAAGTGGATAAGCTTTTTGATTCCTTTGCACACTCAATGGATATCTATAAGTACAAGGGTCAATTTCACGCTGTCTTTCCTCTAAAAGTAAATCAAATGCCACATTTTGTTCTTCCTTTGATGCAACTTTCTACTCATAGAAGCTATGGCCTTGAAGCTGGAAGTAAATCTGAGCTTATTATCGCAATGGCATATACAAATAAAAATGCTCCAATTACAGTTAATGGTTTTAAAGATAAAGAAATGATAAAACTGGGTTTTATTGCAGCAAATATTGGTCATTCCATCACCCTAACAATTGAAGGATTAAATGAGCTTGAAACTATTATACAAGTAGCAAAAGAAATGGGAGAGCCCTATCCAAATATAGGGCTTAGAATCCGACTGCACTCTACAGGAACCGGGATTTGGGCAAAAAGCGGAGGAATTAATTCTAAATTTGGCCTCACAAGTACAGAACTTTTAGAAGCCATCTCTTTGTTAGAAAAATCAAATCTCTTGCATAAATTTACAATGATTCATTTTCATATCGGTTCTCAAATTAGTGATATTTCCCCTCTAAAAAAGGCAATTAGAGAGGTGGGTAATATTTATGCTGAATTAAGGAAAATGGGGGCAAAAAATCTCACTGCTGTTAATATAGGAGGGGGACTTGCTGTAGAATACACTCAACATCAAGGAAATAATAACAGAAACTATACCCTAAATGAATTTAGTGGTGATGTTGTTTTCTCACTTAAAGAAATTGCAAAAAACAAAAAAGAAAAAGAACCTGATATTTTTATAGAATCTGGTCGCTTTATTTCGGCAAACCACGCTGTTTTAATCGCACCCGTATTGGAACTTTTCTCACAAGAATATGATGATAAGGCACTCAAGCTCAAAGAAAAAAACCCTCCATTAATTGCGGAAATGTTTGACCTTTATCAGAGTATTACAGAAAAAAATGCAATTGAATATCTCCACGATAGTCTAGATCACATGGAATCTTTGCTTACACTCTTTGATCTAGGTTATATTGATTTGCAAGATAGAAGTAATACAGAAGTTTTGGTTCATCTTATCATCAAAAAAGTTATTAAGCTTTTAAAACATAAAAACCACAATGACATTATCCGTATTCAAGAACAGGTACAAGAGCGCTACTTATTAAATTGTTCTTTCTTTCAAAGCTTGCCAGATTATTGGGGGTTGGGACAGAACTTTCCTGTAATGCCTCTAGATAGACTGGATAAAAAACCTACCCGATCTGCTAGTCTTTGGGATATTACATGTGATAGTGATGGTGAGATTGCATTTAACTCTACAAAACCCTTATTTTTGCATGATGTAGATGTTACCCAAGAAGAATACTTTTTAGGATTTTTTCTAGTTGGAGCCTATCAAGAAGTTCTTGGAATGAGACATAATCTCTTTACACATCCTACAGAATTTAGTGTCATCTTAGATGATAAACACTACAAAATTGAAAGGCTTTTAGAAGCCCAAACTATTTTAGATGTTCTAGATGATCTTGATTATGATACTAAAGAGATTGAAAGGATATTGAAACAAAAAATTGAAGATTCTATACTTTTAGATGATGAGAGAAGAAAAGAAATACTAGGACAACTTTATATTATGCTAAGTGAGAATGGTTATCTTAGGACAATTATTAATGGTGATAAAGAGTGA
- a CDS encoding hemolysin family protein, with protein sequence MLITVLVLVFLNAFFVLSEFAIVKVRKTRLEELAKTNTKNAALALKITNNLDTYLSATQLGITLSSLGLGWVGEPAIAKILNTLFSSFFTDDSILLHTLSFVIAFTFITLLHVVLGEIVPKSIAIAKAEKCTLVVASFLHLFWIIFYPIIWFFDNLAAFFLKKIRIEPAKEHESVHSEEELKIIVGESLKGGLIDSIEGEIIKNAVDFSDTIAKEIMTPRKDMICLSADKTYEENIEIIMETKHTRYPYYEGSKDNILGMIHIRDLLRNTFTREETDLKQILRDMIIVPESASIAQILIKMNKEQKHTALVVDEYGGTAGLLTMEDIVEEIMGDISDEHDEKSQGFHKVDDNTFIFDGMTDLESIEEICEIKFDETFDQVTLGGYVFSLLGRLPVVGDTISNTNCQFEILEVDGARIKKLKLSKNQDAPEDE encoded by the coding sequence ATGTTAATTACGGTTCTAGTATTAGTTTTTTTAAACGCTTTCTTTGTTCTCTCTGAATTTGCTATTGTTAAGGTTAGAAAAACAAGACTTGAAGAGTTGGCAAAAACAAATACCAAAAATGCGGCTCTTGCCCTTAAAATTACAAACAATCTTGATACCTATCTTAGTGCTACTCAACTTGGTATTACACTCTCTTCTCTTGGGTTGGGTTGGGTTGGAGAGCCAGCCATTGCAAAGATCTTAAACACTTTATTTTCAAGCTTTTTCACTGATGATAGTATTTTGTTGCATACTTTAAGCTTTGTTATTGCCTTTACTTTTATTACATTATTACATGTTGTTTTGGGGGAAATTGTTCCAAAATCTATTGCAATTGCTAAAGCAGAAAAATGCACCTTGGTTGTTGCAAGCTTCTTGCATCTATTTTGGATTATTTTTTACCCCATTATTTGGTTTTTTGATAATTTGGCTGCATTCTTTTTAAAAAAGATTCGGATTGAGCCTGCAAAAGAGCACGAAAGTGTCCATTCTGAAGAAGAATTAAAAATCATTGTAGGAGAGAGTCTAAAGGGCGGATTAATAGATTCTATTGAGGGTGAAATCATCAAAAATGCTGTTGATTTTTCTGACACAATTGCTAAAGAGATTATGACACCAAGAAAAGATATGATTTGTTTAAGCGCGGACAAAACATATGAAGAGAATATAGAAATTATTATGGAAACAAAACACACAAGATATCCCTACTATGAGGGAAGTAAGGATAATATTTTAGGAATGATACATATTCGTGATCTCTTGCGCAATACTTTCACAAGAGAAGAGACTGATTTAAAACAAATTCTTAGAGATATGATTATTGTTCCTGAGAGCGCATCAATTGCTCAAATCCTTATTAAGATGAACAAAGAACAAAAGCACACCGCGCTTGTGGTAGATGAATATGGTGGAACAGCAGGACTGCTTACAATGGAGGATATTGTAGAGGAGATTATGGGAGATATCTCTGATGAGCATGATGAAAAATCTCAAGGATTTCACAAAGTAGATGATAATACATTTATTTTTGATGGTATGACTGATCTTGAAAGTATTGAAGAGATTTGTGAGATTAAATTTGATGAAACCTTTGATCAAGTTACTCTTGGTGGCTATGTTTTTTCTCTATTGGGTAGACTCCCTGTTGTTGGGGATACCATCTCAAATACAAACTGTCAGTTTGAAATTCTAGAAGTTGATGGTGCAAGAATCAAAAAACTAAAACTAAGTAAAAATCAAGATGCCCCTGAAGATGAATAA
- the trmA gene encoding tRNA (uridine(54)-C5)-methyltransferase TrmA — MICPHFDICGGCQTKEDYPIALEQKTKVFKDIFCFSPNKVFESKIRGFRARAEFRIHRDGEKIFLSMNTLGKNERVAIQNCPNLLEHLQHILYQLPNLLNQEILKHKLYAINVLGSTNQHAIITLIYHKKLDLLWQEEALLLAKHLNASIIGRSKNQEIILGTNLIESHIKTKNKILRYFYKEGSFSQPNPFINEKMINFIIDNIQSHHRKDLLEMYCGSGNFTIALAQYFTKVFATEVVKSAIPILQQNAQNNQIKNLYYARLSGIETIEALSFSRKFFRLKDINLSTFNFSHILVDPPRSGIADIKILKFMANFEYIIYISCNPLTLKEDSTHLLKTHKITKSAIFDQFPHTHHLESIFIFQKNS; from the coding sequence GTGATCTGCCCACACTTTGATATTTGTGGTGGTTGTCAAACCAAAGAAGATTATCCCATAGCATTAGAGCAAAAAACCAAAGTCTTTAAGGACATTTTTTGCTTTTCACCCAATAAGGTTTTTGAATCTAAAATACGCGGTTTTAGAGCAAGAGCAGAATTTAGAATCCATAGAGATGGTGAAAAGATATTTTTATCAATGAATACTCTTGGAAAAAATGAGCGCGTTGCTATACAAAATTGTCCAAATCTTTTGGAACACCTACAGCATATCCTATACCAACTACCAAATCTGCTAAATCAAGAAATCTTAAAACACAAGCTTTATGCAATCAATGTATTAGGAAGCACCAATCAACACGCAATCATTACACTTATTTATCACAAAAAGCTTGATTTATTATGGCAGGAAGAGGCTTTGTTACTTGCCAAGCATCTTAATGCCTCTATTATTGGTCGTAGTAAAAATCAAGAAATCATATTAGGAACAAACCTTATAGAAAGCCATATAAAAACTAAAAATAAAATTTTAAGATACTTTTACAAAGAAGGTAGTTTCTCTCAACCCAACCCCTTTATCAATGAAAAAATGATCAATTTTATTATTGATAATATCCAATCACATCATCGAAAAGATTTATTGGAAATGTATTGTGGTAGCGGGAACTTTACCATTGCACTTGCACAATACTTCACTAAGGTTTTTGCAACAGAAGTTGTAAAATCAGCAATCCCTATTTTGCAACAAAATGCACAAAACAATCAAATAAAAAATCTCTATTATGCAAGATTAAGTGGTATTGAAACTATAGAAGCCCTAAGCTTTTCTCGTAAATTTTTTCGCCTAAAAGATATCAATCTTTCTACTTTTAACTTTTCACACATTCTTGTAGATCCTCCAAGAAGTGGCATTGCAGATATTAAGATTTTAAAATTTATGGCAAATTTTGAATACATCATTTATATTTCTTGCAATCCCCTAACTCTTAAAGAAGATTCTACTCACTTACTAAAAACACATAAAATTACTAAAAGTGCCATTTTTGATCAATTCCCGCATACCCACCATTTAGAATCAATTTTTATTTTCCAAAAAAACTCTTAA